A genomic segment from Nodularia sphaerocarpa UHCC 0038 encodes:
- a CDS encoding hybrid sensor histidine kinase/response regulator translates to MITDAEIREQGYMYFLAEAPDLLQIIEQELFSLSEDFSIAKVHNLMRASHTLKGGSANVGLEVIKMIAHSLEDVFKALYNPSVVMDAELQTLLFQAYECLSLALTTELTESTVNNEELLQRAALVFAQLQEKLGDAYGDETHIPTSEELGFDIVQSIFEAGVKQRLESIAEALHNPPDDAEFRAFLGSQAEVFLGLAESLNLPGLQEICQTIIAALQANPQQVYQIAQLAFADLQQAQKDVLAGDRTCGGAPSPEWQKFTTVVDDELAGVVNDELAGVVDDELSGFTGTFISNAEEFYTFLTASGNTKNESIKPTTAKLYLKVIYYICGWFNHQKEIPKQELELSLLIPKLEKDQQINYITNWLSDFLKFVEDEEDSHSLCLYRHGIILIILLAVAKFEYISDKSDSYTFLGQTLQNEIRTLAKEYKNYPPVNTQERNWLDSPKLRQLLVFKEIFPAELPINEHLVESIWGGEADANITDVESIWGGEADANITEEEVHQSLAVSEPVVTDILKTDMEAVADIDVPNNEPIPDKSQLPESKTYRKPTFIRVDVDTLQRLNYLAGELLIHQKRRTLYDEKIKEIFEQLLQRFSRHQGTLNQLRDLPLQMQNFTSTATQNFASVKFDSLEMDVYTEFHLSLHEAMEEVMQLQETTESLDLLLKQATQISDKKQSLAFSIIDNLVEARLSPLGNVFNRLPQLVQKLGSVYHKLVELKLTGTEVLVDKTIAEKLYEPLLHLVRNAFDHGIESAQLRQERGKPEQGLIEICAYHQGSQTVIEVRDDGQGLNFESIRKKAIELNFIADDDARGYFSHSEQSELLDVMFFPGLSTADQVNEVSGRGMGLDIVRSQLQALNGSISVQSLPNQGTTFILKIPLSMTTDTLMLVQAGGVVYALLLESIEKILIPSPQHIRDFEGKRVLHWNTDDNENIVSLHKLSELIDYNGSLFNGASLLDNRSITHEAGVMKNPVLLLRRNQGAFGLEVDQIIGEQELVIRPLGNAIAPPKYVYGCSSLANGNLILVIDGTLLLESKSSPAKLDIPALPTADNSQPKALAMSGYTAPNMPLLSASAPTNTLPAQPRQSLESNHKAAKVVLVVDDAISLRQTLSLTLQKSGYQVIQAQHGVEALEQLQRHPEIQVIISDLEMPRMNGFELLSNLRQNPNFVNIPIVILTSRSADKHRQLAQELGANAYFTKPYLEHEFLSVLNDLISQEKPDSSSLVVV, encoded by the coding sequence ATGATTACAGACGCTGAAATTCGCGAACAAGGCTATATGTATTTTCTGGCAGAAGCACCAGATTTATTGCAAATTATTGAGCAAGAACTCTTTAGCTTATCAGAAGATTTTAGTATTGCTAAAGTTCATAATTTAATGCGGGCTAGCCATACACTTAAAGGCGGATCGGCTAACGTTGGGCTAGAAGTAATTAAGATGATCGCCCATTCTTTAGAAGATGTGTTTAAGGCTCTTTATAATCCATCTGTTGTCATGGATGCTGAACTGCAAACACTCTTATTTCAAGCTTACGAATGTCTGAGCCTAGCCCTAACTACAGAACTGACAGAGAGTACTGTTAATAATGAAGAACTTCTGCAAAGAGCCGCTTTAGTTTTTGCTCAATTGCAAGAAAAACTCGGTGATGCTTATGGTGATGAAACTCATATTCCTACTTCTGAGGAGTTGGGTTTTGATATTGTGCAATCAATCTTTGAAGCCGGGGTAAAGCAACGTTTAGAAAGTATTGCTGAAGCTCTTCATAATCCCCCTGATGATGCAGAATTTCGAGCTTTTTTAGGTTCTCAGGCTGAGGTGTTTCTGGGCTTGGCAGAATCTTTAAATTTACCGGGTTTGCAAGAAATTTGCCAAACAATTATCGCCGCCCTCCAAGCTAACCCCCAGCAAGTATATCAAATTGCTCAACTAGCTTTTGCTGATTTACAGCAGGCACAAAAAGACGTATTAGCAGGCGATCGCACTTGTGGTGGCGCACCTTCCCCAGAATGGCAAAAGTTCACAACTGTGGTTGATGACGAGTTAGCCGGTGTGGTTAATGACGAGTTAGCGGGTGTGGTAGATGACGAGTTATCGGGATTTACTGGCACATTTATCAGCAATGCTGAAGAATTTTATACATTTTTAACCGCGTCTGGGAATACTAAAAATGAATCGATTAAACCAACAACTGCTAAGTTATATTTAAAAGTAATCTACTATATTTGTGGTTGGTTTAATCACCAAAAAGAAATACCCAAACAAGAGCTTGAGTTATCTTTGCTGATTCCTAAATTGGAAAAAGATCAGCAAATAAATTATATTACTAATTGGTTGAGCGATTTTTTAAAGTTCGTTGAAGATGAAGAAGACAGTCATAGCCTTTGTCTCTATCGCCACGGGATAATTTTAATAATTCTGTTAGCAGTTGCTAAATTTGAATATATATCTGATAAATCTGACAGCTATACCTTTTTAGGTCAAACATTACAAAACGAAATTCGTACCTTAGCAAAAGAATACAAAAATTATCCCCCGGTTAATACTCAAGAAAGAAATTGGCTTGACAGTCCTAAATTACGACAGTTGCTAGTTTTTAAAGAAATATTCCCTGCTGAATTACCTATAAATGAGCATTTGGTAGAGTCAATCTGGGGAGGAGAAGCTGATGCAAATATCACCGATGTCGAGTCAATTTGGGGAGGAGAAGCTGATGCAAATATCACCGAAGAGGAAGTTCATCAATCATTAGCTGTCAGTGAGCCAGTGGTTACAGATATCCTCAAAACAGATATGGAAGCTGTTGCTGATATAGATGTCCCAAACAACGAACCAATACCAGATAAATCCCAACTACCAGAAAGTAAAACTTATCGCAAACCGACATTTATTCGTGTAGATGTAGACACACTGCAACGCCTTAATTATCTAGCAGGAGAATTACTGATTCATCAAAAACGCCGGACATTATATGATGAAAAAATCAAAGAAATATTTGAGCAATTATTGCAGCGATTTAGCAGACACCAAGGAACTTTAAATCAATTAAGAGATTTGCCGTTGCAAATGCAAAATTTTACATCTACAGCAACACAAAATTTTGCATCTGTGAAATTTGATTCTCTGGAAATGGATGTATATACAGAATTTCATCTGTCTTTGCATGAAGCGATGGAAGAAGTGATGCAATTACAAGAAACTACAGAATCGCTGGATTTACTGCTCAAACAAGCTACTCAAATTAGTGATAAAAAACAAAGTTTAGCTTTTAGTATCATCGATAATTTAGTAGAAGCGCGGTTGTCACCTCTGGGAAATGTTTTCAATCGCTTACCCCAGTTAGTGCAAAAACTGGGGAGTGTCTATCATAAACTTGTAGAGTTGAAACTCACAGGTACGGAAGTGCTGGTTGATAAAACAATTGCTGAAAAACTTTATGAACCGTTACTGCACTTAGTCCGTAATGCTTTTGATCACGGAATTGAGTCTGCACAACTTCGTCAAGAACGTGGTAAACCAGAACAAGGATTAATTGAAATTTGCGCCTATCATCAGGGTAGTCAAACTGTGATTGAAGTCCGGGATGATGGACAGGGATTAAATTTTGAGAGTATTCGCAAAAAAGCTATTGAACTGAATTTTATCGCTGATGATGACGCTAGAGGCTATTTTTCTCACTCTGAACAATCGGAATTGTTGGATGTGATGTTTTTTCCGGGATTATCTACTGCTGATCAGGTAAATGAAGTTTCGGGACGCGGTATGGGGTTAGATATTGTGCGTTCTCAGTTACAAGCGCTCAATGGCTCTATTTCAGTTCAATCTTTGCCTAACCAAGGTACAACTTTTATCCTCAAAATACCTTTGTCTATGACCACTGATACATTAATGTTAGTCCAGGCGGGAGGGGTTGTCTATGCCCTACTTTTGGAGAGTATTGAAAAAATATTGATTCCTTCTCCTCAGCATATTAGGGACTTTGAAGGCAAAAGAGTTTTACATTGGAATACAGATGACAATGAAAATATAGTCAGCCTGCATAAATTGTCTGAGTTGATTGACTATAACGGTTCTTTATTCAATGGTGCTAGTTTACTAGACAATAGATCAATTACTCATGAAGCGGGAGTGATGAAAAATCCTGTGCTGCTACTACGGCGAAATCAGGGCGCTTTTGGTTTAGAAGTTGATCAAATAATTGGTGAACAAGAATTAGTCATTAGACCTTTGGGAAATGCGATCGCTCCCCCAAAATATGTTTATGGTTGTAGTAGTTTAGCCAACGGTAATCTGATCTTAGTCATTGATGGTACACTCCTGCTGGAGTCGAAATCAAGCCCAGCCAAGCTCGATATTCCCGCACTACCAACAGCTGATAATTCCCAGCCAAAAGCTTTGGCGATGTCAGGGTATACTGCCCCAAATATGCCTTTATTGTCGGCCTCTGCGCCTACAAATACTCTCCCAGCACAACCACGTCAATCTCTAGAGTCAAATCACAAAGCTGCAAAAGTGGTTTTAGTGGTGGATGATGCTATTAGTCTCAGACAAACTCTCTCTCTGACGTTGCAAAAATCTGGGTATCAAGTCATACAAGCACAACATGGTGTAGAAGCTTTAGAACAGTTACAACGCCATCCTGAAATTCAGGTGATTATCTCCGATTTAGAAATGCCGAGGATGAATGGTTTTGAATTGTTAAGTAATCTCCGTCAAAACCCCAATTTTGTCAACATACCCATAGTAATTCTCACTTCCCGCAGTGCAGACAAACATCGTCAGCTGGCTCAAGAACTCGGTGCAAATGCTTACTTCACTAAGCCTTATTTAGAGCATGAATTTCTCTCGGTTCTCAATGATTTGATTTCTCAAGAAAAGCCAGATTCCAGCTCTTTGGTAGTTGTCTAA
- a CDS encoding GAF domain-containing protein, protein MTTTYDNSQENQPPIADFEQLNNQYSDHNTAHIAGNAISELTAISQEFKNWRRQLQEITTRMRQASDMDTLLQVTVAQLRAKIVCDRALIYHFTSLESGTVLSESRTRGWTPTLNENLPGILFGLYTSQDYLEPVAINDIHQVQLTPYQKQLLEKFQVQSSLTLPIVIEGKVWGLLAIHNCASARQWQESETTLISQITTELSYRLKSFEYEKELQQQALGKKSVARVIDKILRVSSVEQIFQTTTQEIRQLFRCDRVGVYRFQPDWSGKFIAESVGEGWIKLVTPDFKMVWEDSHLQETQGGRYAKGESFAANDIYQMGHQQCHIDILEQCQMKAYIIVPIFSGEQLWGLLAAYQNSGPREWQSWQVSCLTEIGLQLGVAISQGEYLEQVQLQSEQLVQIAAQEKALTKTINRIRQASDVESFFKTTTQEVRQSLRCDRVAVYRFTDDWGGEFVAESVGNNWVKLVGIGIKTVLDDTYLQDTKGGRYAKGETFVVNDTYTIGLAPCHIEILEQFEAKAYIIVPIFFGDKLWGLLGAYQNSGSREWQSWEVNFLNQIALQFSLAKSQIDYLAEVRVKSEKLAAIAEQEKAVTKIVNRIRQSLDVEEIFKTATQEVRQLLRCDRVAVYRFNPDWGGEFIAESVGQNWVKLVGIDIKTVWDDSHLQETQGGRYAKGESFIAHDIYQVDHSPCHIEILEQFEIKAYVIVPIFSGEQLWGLFAAYQNSGPRDWEESQAALLGRIGDQLGLALQQTEYLQKLQAQSAKLAEAAAREKAAKELLQQRSIQLLIALRPALDGDLTVRAPITEDELGTIADAYNNTLQALRQIVIQVQTTSQKVAQTSSSSDASLTGLTNLAKQQSQEITTALDDIQQMVNSTQAVVTNADLVQVALQKANQTVESGDAAMNQTVKAIQGIRETVAQTSKKIKRLSESSQKISKVVNLISNFATQTNVLALNAAIEATRAGEYGKGFAVVADEVRSLSRQSAAATIEIEKLVQEIQTETGEVAVAMETGIQQVVEGTNFVSETRQNLNAIVSATAEISQLIQQITAATQKQMGQSVTVTASMQDVAAIANKTFTESQEISAVLQDLSGMAQGLLATASKFKVN, encoded by the coding sequence ATGACAACTACGTATGATAACAGCCAAGAAAATCAGCCACCAATTGCTGATTTTGAACAGTTAAACAATCAGTATAGTGATCATAATACAGCCCATATTGCTGGCAATGCCATATCTGAACTGACTGCGATTTCCCAGGAATTTAAAAATTGGCGGCGACAGTTGCAAGAAATTACAACTCGGATGCGTCAAGCCTCAGATATGGATACCCTACTGCAAGTGACTGTGGCACAACTGAGGGCGAAAATTGTTTGCGATCGCGCCTTGATTTATCACTTTACTTCTCTGGAGTCTGGTACGGTTTTATCAGAGTCTAGAACCAGAGGTTGGACACCGACTCTTAATGAAAATCTTCCAGGTATTCTTTTTGGTTTATATACCAGTCAAGACTATTTAGAACCCGTAGCAATTAATGATATTCATCAGGTACAACTGACACCTTATCAAAAGCAACTTTTAGAAAAATTTCAAGTCCAATCTAGTTTGACGTTACCTATTGTCATCGAAGGTAAAGTATGGGGTTTATTAGCCATCCATAATTGTGCTTCAGCACGCCAATGGCAAGAGTCTGAAACAACCCTCATATCTCAAATTACCACAGAACTTAGCTACAGATTAAAAAGCTTTGAATACGAAAAAGAATTACAACAGCAAGCACTGGGTAAAAAATCTGTAGCCAGAGTCATTGATAAGATTTTGCGCGTCTCAAGTGTCGAGCAAATTTTCCAAACAACTACTCAAGAAATCCGCCAATTATTTCGATGCGATCGCGTCGGTGTTTACCGCTTCCAACCTGATTGGAGTGGTAAGTTTATCGCTGAGTCCGTGGGTGAAGGTTGGATAAAATTGGTGACACCAGATTTCAAAATGGTCTGGGAAGATTCACACTTACAAGAAACCCAAGGAGGACGTTATGCTAAGGGCGAAAGCTTTGCAGCCAATGACATCTATCAAATGGGTCATCAACAATGCCACATTGATATTTTAGAGCAATGTCAAATGAAAGCCTATATAATTGTGCCGATTTTTTCGGGAGAACAATTATGGGGTTTATTGGCAGCTTATCAAAATTCTGGCCCTCGTGAATGGCAATCTTGGCAAGTCAGCTGTTTGACTGAAATTGGCTTGCAATTGGGTGTAGCTATTTCCCAAGGTGAATATCTCGAACAAGTGCAGTTACAGTCTGAGCAATTAGTGCAAATTGCTGCCCAAGAAAAGGCGCTAACCAAGACAATTAACCGGATTCGACAAGCTTCAGATGTAGAAAGTTTCTTCAAAACAACTACTCAAGAAGTCCGCCAATCATTGCGATGCGATCGCGTCGCTGTTTATCGCTTCACTGATGATTGGGGTGGTGAATTTGTCGCCGAATCAGTGGGTAACAATTGGGTTAAATTGGTAGGTATTGGTATTAAAACAGTTTTAGATGATACCTACTTACAAGACACTAAGGGAGGACGGTATGCCAAAGGTGAAACCTTTGTTGTTAATGACACTTATACAATAGGTCTTGCACCTTGTCACATTGAAATATTAGAGCAGTTTGAAGCCAAAGCTTATATCATTGTACCCATATTCTTTGGCGACAAATTATGGGGCTTACTGGGAGCTTATCAAAATTCTGGTTCTCGTGAATGGCAATCCTGGGAAGTTAACTTTTTAAATCAAATTGCCTTACAATTTAGCCTAGCGAAATCACAAATAGATTATCTCGCAGAAGTGCGGGTAAAATCTGAGAAATTAGCGGCAATAGCCGAACAAGAAAAAGCTGTCACCAAGATAGTTAACCGCATTCGTCAATCCTTAGATGTAGAGGAAATTTTTAAAACAGCCACTCAAGAAGTCCGCCAATTACTAAGATGCGATCGCGTCGCTGTTTATCGCTTCAATCCTGATTGGGGTGGGGAATTTATCGCCGAATCAGTAGGACAAAATTGGGTAAAACTCGTAGGTATTGATATCAAAACCGTTTGGGATGATAGCCACTTACAAGAAACTCAAGGAGGTAGATATGCCAAAGGAGAAAGCTTTATTGCTCATGATATCTATCAAGTAGATCATTCTCCTTGTCACATTGAAATTTTAGAGCAATTTGAAATCAAAGCTTACGTCATAGTTCCCATCTTCTCTGGGGAACAATTGTGGGGCTTATTCGCAGCTTATCAAAATTCCGGCCCTCGTGATTGGGAAGAATCCCAAGCCGCCTTGTTAGGACGCATCGGCGACCAGCTAGGATTAGCATTACAACAAACTGAGTATCTGCAAAAACTCCAGGCGCAATCAGCCAAACTAGCAGAAGCCGCAGCACGAGAAAAAGCCGCCAAAGAACTACTGCAACAACGATCTATTCAACTGCTAATAGCCCTCAGACCAGCCTTGGATGGAGATTTAACAGTCCGCGCCCCAATTACCGAAGACGAACTAGGTACAATTGCGGATGCCTATAACAATACTTTGCAAGCACTACGGCAAATTGTCATCCAAGTACAAACCACTTCCCAAAAAGTAGCCCAAACTTCCAGTAGTAGTGATGCTTCACTAACGGGACTGACAAATTTAGCCAAACAACAATCTCAAGAAATTACCACAGCCCTAGACGATATTCAACAGATGGTAAACTCTACCCAAGCTGTGGTAACTAACGCAGATTTAGTGCAGGTGGCGTTGCAAAAAGCTAACCAAACCGTCGAGTCTGGTGATGCAGCAATGAACCAAACTGTTAAAGCCATCCAAGGTATTCGTGAAACCGTCGCCCAAACGAGTAAAAAAATTAAACGCCTCAGCGAATCTTCGCAAAAAATCTCCAAAGTGGTGAATTTAATCAGCAATTTCGCCACACAGACAAACGTACTAGCGTTGAATGCAGCCATTGAAGCCACTCGTGCGGGTGAATATGGTAAAGGATTTGCAGTGGTAGCCGATGAAGTTCGTTCCTTATCTCGCCAATCAGCCGCAGCAACCATTGAAATTGAAAAATTAGTCCAAGAAATTCAAACTGAAACTGGCGAAGTTGCAGTGGCGATGGAAACAGGGATTCAGCAGGTAGTAGAAGGGACAAACTTTGTCAGTGAAACCCGCCAAAACTTGAACGCCATTGTATCTGCAACAGCCGAAATCAGTCAGTTAATTCAGCAAATTACCGCAGCCACCCAAAAACAAATGGGACAATCTGTAACGGTAACAGCATCGATGCAAGATGTAGCAGCAATTGCTAACAAGACTTTTACCGAATCTCAAGAAATTTCTGCTGTCTTGCAAGATTTATCAGGAATGGCACAAGGGTTATTAGCAACTGCTAGTAAGTTTAAAGTTAATTAA
- a CDS encoding chemotaxis protein CheW: MENKQKFLSLNLGAKDTAVISLEQITEVFQVSLADICGVPQMPSSVLGIYNWRGEMLWLVDLEEMLGYPPLLQGANFLSNMMAIVLEREGKYLGLLVRSLMDIEWLDTNEIKPASAELFYPAISPFLKGYFINSSEEMLLNLDATAIIQSHIWAINN, encoded by the coding sequence TTGGAGAACAAACAAAAATTTTTAAGTTTGAACTTGGGTGCAAAAGATACGGCTGTAATTTCTTTAGAGCAAATCACAGAAGTTTTTCAAGTCTCCTTGGCGGATATATGTGGCGTTCCCCAAATGCCAAGTTCCGTTTTGGGTATCTATAACTGGCGGGGGGAGATGCTTTGGTTAGTTGATTTAGAGGAAATGCTGGGTTATCCACCACTTTTGCAAGGAGCAAATTTTCTCTCAAATATGATGGCGATTGTGCTGGAAAGGGAGGGCAAATATTTGGGTCTATTGGTACGGTCTCTCATGGATATTGAATGGCTAGATACCAATGAGATTAAACCTGCATCTGCGGAATTATTTTATCCAGCCATTTCCCCTTTTTTGAAAGGATACTTTATTAATAGTTCTGAGGAGATGCTGCTAAATTTGGATGCTACAGCAATTATTCAATCTCATATCTGGGCTATTAATAATTAA
- a CDS encoding response regulator transcription factor, with amino-acid sequence MNTVLVVEDGVTDMEILSRYLQQAGYYVISATSSEEVQEKIDSSKPDLIFLDVILPGKSGFEICRELKNNPETSKIPIVFCSTKNSAVDQMWGNMLGAEGYLAKPINPAELVVTLNKLLK; translated from the coding sequence ATGAATACTGTTTTAGTCGTTGAAGATGGTGTGACTGATATGGAAATCCTCAGCCGTTACTTGCAACAAGCTGGTTATTATGTGATTAGCGCAACAAGTAGCGAAGAGGTTCAGGAGAAAATAGACAGCAGTAAGCCGGATCTGATATTTCTTGATGTAATTTTACCAGGTAAAAGCGGATTTGAAATTTGCCGAGAATTGAAAAATAACCCGGAAACAAGCAAAATACCTATTGTTTTTTGCTCAACTAAAAATAGCGCTGTCGATCAAATGTGGGGAAATATGCTGGGTGCTGAAGGTTATCTTGCTAAACCTATAAATCCCGCAGAATTAGTAGTTACCCTGAATAAATTGCTGAAGTGA
- a CDS encoding response regulator: MTQPELMKSNNILDEFQTCTQLQFNGYLNVKSPKGHQWFFFYRLGRIVWATGGTHPFRRWRRNMAQYCPHIDVDKLNLRREDIEINYWDYRILEILYKRQKIEREKIHAFVENTVAEMLFDLAQQTNFVSASCERSQEVILETPMSFTSANVFMKQMEDSWKVWSQAGLANFSPDLAPVLRKPEQLQQQVSESVYKNFVNLINGKYTLRDLAAKMKQSIVPVTRSLLPYILKGIIELVEVPDLPLSLTPVKNKPISLEVKKSTVPLVACVDDSPQVCKILEEIIVSHGLRFIKIEDAIQALPTLIQNKPDLIFLDLVMPIANGYEICTQVRRVSAFANTPVIILTGNDGLLDRVRAKVVGATDFMTKPVAADKVMGVVRKYLPVPTQSQVQRRPNQSDLKVSH; encoded by the coding sequence ATGACGCAGCCAGAACTGATGAAATCGAATAATATACTTGATGAATTTCAAACTTGTACTCAACTGCAATTCAATGGCTATTTAAATGTTAAAAGTCCCAAAGGACACCAATGGTTTTTTTTCTATCGTCTAGGACGGATAGTTTGGGCTACAGGAGGAACCCATCCTTTCCGGCGCTGGCGGCGCAATATGGCTCAATACTGCCCCCATATTGATGTAGATAAGTTAAATTTACGTAGAGAAGACATAGAAATAAATTACTGGGATTATCGCATCCTGGAAATTTTGTATAAAAGACAGAAAATTGAACGAGAAAAAATTCACGCTTTTGTAGAAAACACAGTAGCAGAAATGTTGTTTGATTTAGCGCAACAAACAAATTTTGTTTCTGCAAGTTGCGAGCGCAGCCAAGAAGTTATCCTAGAAACACCAATGAGTTTCACGAGTGCAAATGTCTTTATGAAACAGATGGAAGACTCGTGGAAAGTTTGGTCTCAAGCTGGTTTGGCTAATTTTTCCCCCGACTTAGCGCCAGTTCTGCGGAAACCAGAACAACTCCAACAGCAGGTAAGTGAATCTGTTTACAAAAACTTTGTGAATTTGATTAACGGTAAATACACTCTGCGAGATTTAGCAGCAAAAATGAAGCAGAGTATTGTTCCTGTCACCCGTTCATTGCTTCCCTATATTCTCAAAGGTATTATTGAACTGGTAGAAGTACCTGATTTACCTTTATCATTGACACCAGTCAAAAACAAGCCGATTTCCCTGGAAGTTAAAAAATCAACCGTGCCATTAGTAGCTTGCGTGGATGATAGCCCTCAAGTTTGTAAGATTCTAGAAGAAATTATCGTCTCACATGGACTGAGATTTATCAAGATTGAAGATGCTATACAAGCTTTACCAACCCTAATTCAAAATAAGCCAGACCTGATTTTTTTAGATTTAGTTATGCCCATTGCTAATGGTTATGAAATTTGTACTCAGGTGCGCCGAGTTTCCGCCTTCGCTAACACACCAGTGATTATCTTAACCGGTAACGATGGTCTTTTGGATCGAGTCAGAGCAAAAGTGGTCGGGGCTACAGATTTTATGACTAAACCCGTAGCCGCAGATAAAGTCATGGGTGTAGTACGTAAGTATTTACCCGTACCGACTCAATCTCAGGTGCAAAGAAGACCAAATCAATCTGATTTAAAAGTTTCTCATTAA
- a CDS encoding universal stress protein: MYHKILVAVDKSEMTQYVFEQGVFLAKAADAEMMLLHILSPLEDPYLSPIFTQPDTIYPSVQTTAMDSYIREWEEVKKQRLDWLRSLSDTAISAGVKTGFTQNLGDAGRIICEVARNWPADLIIVGRRGRTGISEFLLGSVSNYVLHHAPCSSFIVQGHIPTATEIPPTV, encoded by the coding sequence ATGTATCACAAAATTTTGGTGGCTGTAGACAAGTCAGAAATGACTCAATATGTGTTTGAACAAGGCGTATTTTTGGCAAAAGCTGCTGATGCTGAAATGATGCTACTACATATACTCTCTCCATTAGAAGATCCCTATCTCAGCCCTATCTTTACACAACCAGACACCATTTATCCATCTGTGCAAACGACAGCGATGGATAGTTATATCCGGGAGTGGGAAGAAGTGAAAAAACAAAGACTAGATTGGTTGCGATCGCTCAGTGACACAGCAATTAGCGCCGGGGTAAAAACTGGGTTTACCCAAAATCTCGGTGATGCTGGGAGGATAATTTGTGAAGTTGCACGTAATTGGCCAGCTGACTTAATTATAGTTGGTCGTCGCGGTCGGACTGGAATCAGTGAGTTTTTGCTAGGTAGTGTCAGCAATTATGTACTACATCATGCTCCTTGCTCAAGTTTTATAGTACAAGGACATATTCCCACCGCCACAGAAATTCCTCCTACTGTCTAG
- the coaE gene encoding dephospho-CoA kinase (Dephospho-CoA kinase (CoaE) performs the final step in coenzyme A biosynthesis.) produces the protein MNKRIIGLTGGIATGKTTVANYLASAYNLPIFDADIYARDAVAVGSPILNAIAQRYGQQILLPDGSLNREKLGTIIFPQPDERHWVESLIHPYVVHRFEQAIIAQSSSQTLLLVIPLLFEAQMTDLVTEIWVVRCSESQQLQRLMQRNHLTPEQAQSRINSQLSLSEKAARATVVLDNSSTPEFLLKQIDVAFTINM, from the coding sequence ATGAATAAACGCATCATCGGCTTAACTGGGGGTATTGCTACAGGTAAAACCACTGTCGCCAATTATTTGGCTAGTGCTTATAATCTGCCAATTTTTGATGCAGATATTTATGCTAGGGATGCTGTAGCTGTGGGTTCGCCGATTCTGAATGCGATCGCTCAACGTTATGGACAACAAATTTTACTCCCAGATGGTAGCCTCAACCGAGAAAAACTGGGTACAATTATCTTTCCACAGCCAGATGAACGCCACTGGGTAGAAAGTTTAATTCATCCTTATGTAGTTCATCGTTTTGAGCAAGCGATCATCGCCCAATCATCATCACAAACACTATTGTTAGTTATCCCCCTACTATTTGAAGCTCAGATGACTGATTTAGTTACAGAAATCTGGGTTGTGCGCTGTTCTGAATCACAGCAATTGCAAAGATTAATGCAGCGAAATCATTTAACTCCAGAACAAGCCCAATCTCGCATCAATAGCCAGTTATCTCTGTCAGAAAAAGCCGCTCGCGCAACTGTTGTGCTAGATAACTCTTCTACCCCAGAGTTTCTGTTAAAACAGATAGATGTTGCTTTTACAATAAATATGTAG